In Trichoderma atroviride chromosome 2, complete sequence, one DNA window encodes the following:
- a CDS encoding uncharacterized protein (EggNog:ENOG41): MTTPSAPRVGLSIRNSPRQLLKTVNFKTRTTTAATTAAAATAATAATATTATTTTTTENPTTTAKTKTTTTTAKPTAAAQQSDPKPRGGRSQLKIPEPIPEDIYAPPLASSDVEGDDDDDDNYGDGDGETAEKTQAGVEPSEQAHVYPDSSDEEAPPRGAISATKFTSSSQNGRWQSLRTTATSQLPGESDEVEPGTKKRKRLPGTSNEKGSPKKNASHLTNSQGFVKKQKVKASYGGRRSINSQESRKPKVSEEPSLPKLRVPISEEPTLPKLRPPEYSAIKSIRKSSQFIVPDSDDFSSPIKRRQPRQRFLQVHYGNNSDIDEDNNNDGSDDNTGDKNGDNNGNNNGDAAVLSQPKFTTDDIKLGKDKPKEKRRKNPLQRLGKKNPAKSPSPPPARFIMPALLSEFKIRSRLSGGGGDNDMDNGDLSDAGSSSSDLSSLGDIFPDKEAPKDGQALCPWCGASVNMQQLKEFSEGRQRLSVKMQTKFCESHRKTSAQETYELKSYPEVQWESLTERFESHRARLLGIVNGEEASHYRTALADKIALGKGRSMKQEENLNPGYYGPRGFNMMCDYLVAEFSDLLKKKAIHDKVIAGRGPPAFIQSVLVPELGVQLIMEDMQVSPEEARGILEESKALGELVHGEI; encoded by the exons ATGACTACGCCTTCTGCACCAAGGGTTGGCTTGAGCATTCGCAACTCGCCTCGCCAGCTACTTAAAACCGTCAATTTCAAAACCAGAACGAcaacggcggcgacgacagcagcagcagcaacagcagcaacagcagcaacagcaacaacagcaacaacaacaacaacaacagaaAACCCGACGACaacagcaaaaacaaaaacaaccaCAACGACTGCGAAGCcgacggctgctgctcagcaaTCAGATCCCAAGCCTCGAGGAGGACGCTCTCAACTCAAAATCCCCGAGCCCATTCCTGAAGATATATATGCGCCTCCTCTTGCATCAAGCGATGTGGAGggtgacgacgacgacgacgacaactacggcgatggcgacggcgaaaCCGCTGAAAAGACACAAGCGGGCGTAGAACCCAGCGAGCAAGCGCATGTATATCCAGACAGCTCGGATGAAGAAGCCCCTCCTCGGGGAGCAATTTCAGCAACCAAGTTCACGTCGTCGAGCCAAAACGGCAGGTGGCAAAGCCTTcgaacaacagcaacatctcAGCTTCCAGGAGAATCTGATGAAGTGGAACCCGGcaccaagaagaggaaacgaCTCCCTGGCACCTCCAACGAAAAAGGAAGCCCAAAGAAAAATGCTAGCCATCTCACCAATAGCCAGGGGTTCgtaaagaaacaaaaagtgaAAGCTTCTTATGGGGGGAGGAGAAGCATCAATTCTCAGGAAAGCCGAAAGCCCAAAG TCTCAGAAGAACCTTCACTGCCCAAACTTCGCGTCCCAATCTCAGAAGAACCCACGTTGCCCAAACTTCGACCTCCCGAGTACAGTGCTATCAAGTCGATTCGAAAGAGCTCCCAATTTATCGTACCAGACTCTGACGATTTTTCGTCCCCCATCAAACGACGTCAACCCCGTCAGCGATTTCTGCAGGTTCATTATGGCAACAACAGCGACATTGACGAAGACAACAACAATGATGGCAGTGATGACAACACCGGTGACAAGAATGGGGACAACAACGGAAATAACAacggcgatgctgctgttctCAGTCAACCGAAATTTACCACCGACGATATCAAgcttggaaaagacaagccAAAGGAAAAGCGAAGGAAAAATCCACTGCAACGTTTGGGGAAGAAAAACCCTGCAAAGTCACCCTCACCACCACCGGCGAGGTTCATAATGCCGGCACTGCTCTCGGAATTCAAAATCCGTAGCAGACtaagcggcggcggcggcgacaatGACATGGACAACGGCGATCTATCTGACGCgggcagcagtagtagcgaTCTCAGCTCCCTCGGAGATATCTTCCCGGACAAGGAAGCACCAAAAGACGGCCAGGCGCTATGTCCCTGGTGCGGCGCCTCAGTCaacatgcagcagctcaaggagtTTTCAGAGGGCAGGCAGCGACTAAGCGTCAAGATGCAGACCAAATTCTGCGAGTCGCACCGCAAAACATCAGCACAGGAGACGTACGAACTGAAATCATACCCCGAGGTCCAGTGGGAGAGCCTGACGGAGCGCTTCGAGAGCCACCGCGCCCGCCTCCTGGGCATCGTCAACGGCGAGGAGGCATCACACTATCGCACCGCCCTGGCAGACAAGATCGCGCTGGGCAAAGGCCGGTCCATGAAACAGGAAGAGAACCTCAACCCGGGCTACTACGGCCCGCGCGGCTTCAACATGATGTGCGACTACCTCGTCGCAGAGTTCAGCGACCtgctcaagaagaaggccattCACGATAAGGTCATTGCGGGAAGGGGCCCGCCGGCTTTTATCCAGTCGGTGCTGGTGCCTGAGCTGGGCGTGCAGCTGATCATGGAGGACATGCAGGTCTCACCGGAAGAAGCTAGGGGCATACTGGAAGAGAGCAAAGCCCTGGGCGAGCTGGTGCATGGAGAGATTTGA
- a CDS encoding uncharacterized protein (EggNog:ENOG41), whose amino-acid sequence MATLSAIPEATSYLLDRNIRYRDSLPSASVHRPRPKSRVVILSKRSSRAHTPILKQPSPPASPGSVYSSDMRQDAQQRYAEIPSHGAHKTPSNPIYHAQADNRTTAEAKASFRGVSMRSLDAASSVDNSWEPSELSLDLDSFPIPPLKVPPRQPVFAGSASVTLANPPQSHAPTLPNPKPSACLPKMGFSSPQTRRKSHVYMPKNQRSPHSWLLDGTADFMSTSKHASIDSALVEAISRSVCQQLRLFNAISKNNQDKMTSRASKEAPASRHKNHSQVPNRSNSLERLSGRRHGQPEAAVGPRQRKNPLATPAKSNISLHTVSPLLPFRPEFRAAGLAVTSKDQKRNFPTYIARLLSSKSSRKQKGQARGKQLKVSRFDGFDEQDSSPSSMSALSFAASQDMDEWRHALIEEAPVRKQKRRPDKAKKKSKRHWFSCFPKDEESVSDRE is encoded by the coding sequence ATGGCTACGTTATCGGCCATACCCGAGGCCACGTCTTATTTACTGGATAGAAACATTCGATATCGTGACAGCCTTCCATCGGCATCAGTCCATCGGCCGCGTCCAAAATCTCGTGTTGTTATTCTCTCCAAGCGCTCAAGCCGAGCGCACACTCCAATTCTCAAACAgccctctcctccagcatctcctggCTCAGTATACAGCAGCGATATGAGGCAGGATGCTCAGCAGCGATATGCAGAAATTCCCTCTCACGGCGCGCACAAAACACCATCAAACCCTATTTATCATGCTCAGGCCGACAATCGCACCACGGCTGAGGCGAAAGCTTCCTTCCGCGGCGTTAGCATGAGATCACTTGATGCAGCATCATCTGTTGATAATTCCTGGGAGCCGTCTGAGCTATCACTCGACCTGGACTCTTTTCCGATACCTCCGTTAAAAGTTCCTCCCCGTCAACCCGTATTCGCTGGCAGTGCTTCAGTTACGCTTGCGAATCCACCGCAAAGCCATGCCCCAACATTGCCAAATCCTAAGCCATCAGCATGTCTCCCCAAGATGGGCTTTTCATCTCCTCAAACTCGGCGCAAATCCCACGTATATATGCCAAAGAACCAGCGTTCTCCACATAGCTGGCTTCTTGATGGTACGGCTGACTTTATGAGCACTTCCAAGCACGCTTCCATCGACTCTGCTCTCGTGGAAGCTATTTCACGGAGCGTATGCCAGCAGCTCCGACTTTTTAATGCAATATCGAAGAATAATCAAGATAAAATGACCTCCCGTGCGTCCAAAGAAGCTCCTGCAAGTCGACACAAGAATCATTCACAGGTACCCAACAGGTCAAATTCGTTGGAGAGGCTGTCAGGAAGACgacatggccagccagaAGCGGCTGTAGGCCCAAGGCAACGCAAAAATCCACTAGCAACACCTGCAAAATCTAATATATCGTTACATACAGTATCTCCACTACTGCCCTTTCGCCCAGAGTTCAGGGCGGCAGGATTAGCAGTAACGTCAAAGGATCAGAAGCGCAATTTTCCAACCTACATTGCAAGGCTGCTTTCGTCCAAGTCGTCTCGGAAACAAAAAGGTCAGGCTCGTGGCAAGCAGCTAAAGGTATCGAGATTCGATGGTTTTGACGAGCAAGATTCCAGCCCTAGTTCAATGAGTGCATTATCGTTTGCCGCGTCTCAAGACATGGATGAATGGCGACATGCGCTGATTGAAGAAGCGCCTGTCCGAAAGCAAAAGCGGCGGCCCgacaaggcgaagaagaaatcaaagcGGCATTGGTTTTCCTGCTTTCCTAAAGACGAGGAGTCTGTTTCGGATAGAGAATAG
- a CDS encoding uncharacterized protein (TransMembrane:1 (o1371-1390i)) yields MTGPDRDRYMSDGAPQVPPKSSSSSRAGIVHLPSHYHRHNKSIDDPRSLRPSTSREDSTSSSYPRDRGAMTGTIFSSSRSRAQSPTPSTHSAHTPYSKSSQVEGHASPGHHGKLGLLNRFRRHKDKDEGNAGGSKLKDLPQSTRSLQTKSSKTDLTRPELSPSAFPSTFVLGSGDVSDASETRSLAGPRAATFKNNFPFSKNRRPPRPFECDDTIGPTDRADPGHMYHLDTNLNDMEGILAKPPPLTPMDTSFVNNVDPDSIDSAVSAPKGRWDAPDSWAVRRGTEDTTVQQPEVEDLSSPPRPEEKLTPYFIRIFRSDGTFSTHSMALDATVGDVISQVIKKTYVVDGLENYHIIMRKHDLIRVLTPGERPLLIQKRLLQQLGYEEKDRIEDLGREDIGYLCRFMFLSARESDFHSKTADLGIQKAQKINYVDLSGRNLVTIPISLYLRANEIISLNLSRNLSLDVPRDFIQSCKNLRDIKFNNNEARKLPLSLGRAARLTYLDASNNRLEQLEHAELNALGGLLKMNLANNRLSHLPPYFGAYQALRSLNLSSNFLDSFPPFLCELQSLVDLDLSFNSISELPEEIGQLKNLEKLLITNNHLSDSVPDTFRDLISLRELDIKYNYITNIDIISELPKLEILYAAHNHISAFVGKFERIRQLKLNSNPLNKFEIQESLPTLKTLNLSQGQLASIDSAFANMPNLERLVLDKNHFVSLPPQIGALTRLEHFSIAHNSVGELPPQIGCLTELRVLDVRDNNISKLPMEIWFANRLETFNASSNMLETFPKPASRAPRLPGEEGQVPPPASNGKALPSGTLSATGSSDELGEERRPSQASSTTLLSVGPTPNIPGADRKSSVVSVYGKGGRKTSVMSRGTTQSQNTVSTSAQSLRKDSGLSSRLTTTFSGSLRNLYLADNRLDDDVFDQITLLAELRVLNLSYNWEISDMPQRSMKSWPQLVELYLSGNVLTSLPADDLEETSLLQTLYINGNKFTNLPADISRAKKLAVLDCGNNSLKYNIANVPYDWNWNLNPNLRYLNLSGNKRLEIKQTAWGGIDGPGAVNREEYTDFNRLPNLRILGLMDVTLTQPSIPDQSEDRRVRTSGSLAGHLPYGMADTLGKNEHLSTVDLVVPRFNSSETEMLLGLFDGQALSSGGSKIAKYLHENFGLIFAQELKALKTRQSETPADALRRAFLALNKELVTAAVQYTDDRKKKSHRGVTQPVILSREDLNSGGVATVLYLQGTELYVANVGDVQAMVIKTDSKHHILTRKHDPAEATERSRIREAGGWVSRNGRLNDVLQVSRAFGYVDLMPAVQAAPHVTNMTIRENDDIIVMATSELWEYLPPGLITDIARAERQDLMRAAQKLRDLAMAYGASGKIMVMMISVVDLKRRVERSRLHRGTSMSLYPSGVPAEAPYLLSTRRGRKGKGDVLDSSLNRLEAEIPAPTGNVSIAFTDIKNSTTLWEMYPNAMRSAIKLHNEVMRRQLRRIGGYEVKTEGDAFMVSFPTATSALLWCFAVQMELLDVPWPSEVLNSMSCQPIYDKDNALIFKGLSVRMGIHYGDCVCETDPVTRRMDYFGPMVNKASRISAVADGGQITVSSDFISEIQRCLENYQDTDRNISAGSEASFEDESLAATIRKDLRSLTSQGFEVKEMGEKKLKGLENPEIVYSLYPHALTGRIDYHLQHERQVETADKPTAILGGGELSFDPDAIWSLWKVSLRLEMLCSTLETVRGPGLQPPETELLERMKNRGGEVTERFLINFMEHQVSRIETCVSTLTMRHLAIGGGTLRELNQLRAPMAAVFEAFMAQKEELERYKQKYGELDDDDRSNGVMTADSLEELEDGSDTEQE; encoded by the exons ATGACTGGGCCCGATCGGGATCGATACATGTCAGATGGCGCGCCCCAGGTGCCGCCGaaatcgtcttcttcctcacgCGCAGGAATCGTCCACCTGCCCAGCCACTATCACCGCCATAACAAGAGCATCGATGATCCAAGGAGCCTGCGGCCGAGCACCAGTCGGGAAGACTCCACGAGCAGTTCATATCCCCGCGACCGAGGAGCCATGACCGGAAcaatcttcagcagctcgcGCTCCAGAGCCCAGAGTCCGACGCCGAGCACTCACAGTGCGCATACACCCTACTCAAAGTCAAGCCAGGTGGAAGGACACGCTTCCCCTGGGCACCATGGCAAACTTGGGCTGCTCAATCGGTTTCGACGACACAAGGACAAGGATGAAGGCAATGCCGGTggctccaagctcaaggatcTTCCTCAGTCTACGAGATCTTTGCAGACAAAGTCTTCCAAGACGGATTTGACGCGCCCCGAGCTGTCGCCATCTGCATTCCCATCCACCTTTGTTCTCGGCTCTGGAGACGTCTCTGATGCTTCCGAGACTCGGTCGCTTGCTGGTCCTCGCGCTGCAACCTTCAAGAACAACTTTCCCTTCTCCAAGAACAGGCGACCCCCTCGGCCCTTCGAATGCGACGATACCATTGGCCCGACCGACCGCGCTGACCCTGGCCACATGTACCACCTCGACACGAACTTGAACGATATGGAAGGTATTCTGGCCAAGCCACCCCCATTGACCCCCATGGACACATCCTTCGTGAATAACGTCGACCCTGACTCCATCGATTCGGCAGTTTCAGCGCCGAAGGGACGCTGGGATGCTCCTGACAGCTGGGCAGTCCGCCGAGGGACCGAGGACACTACGGTACAGCAACCGGAAGTGGAAGACCTCTCTAGCCCACCACGGCCGGAGGAGAAGCTGACTCCTTACTTTATCCGCATTTTCCGATCGGACGGGACCTTTTCAACACACTCCATGGCTCTTGATGCCACCGTTGGAGACGTCATATCTCAAGTTATTAAGAAAACGTATGTCGTCGACGGGCTCGAGAACTATCACATAATCATGAGGAAGCATGACCTGATTCGCGTCCTCACCCCGGGCGAGCGGCCATTGCTCATCCAGAAACGACTTTTACAGCAGCTCGGCtatgaagagaaagataGGATAGAGGACTTGGGCCGAGAGGATATCGGCTACTTGTGCCGATTCATGTTCTTGTCTGCCAGGGAAAGTGACTTCCACTCCAAAACCGCGGATCTAGGCATTCAGAAGGCGCAAAAGATCAACTATGTTGACCTCTCGGGTCGCAATCTCGTCACCATCCCCATCTCCCTCTATCTTAGAGCTAACGAAATTATATCTCTCAACCTCTCGCGCAATCTGTCGCTGGATGTGCCAAGGGACTTTATCCAATCCTGCAAGAACCTCCGGGATATCAAATTCAATAATAACGAGGCACGAAAACTGCCGCTCAGCCTCGGCCGCGCTGCGAGACTCACGTATCTGGATGCCTCCAACAACAGGCTGGAACAGCTGGAGCATGCTGAATTGAACGCCCTCGGTGGACTTTTGAAGATGAATCTCGCCAACAACCGCCTATCGCACTTGCCTCCTTATTTCGGTGCGTACCAGGCGCTGAGGAGCTTGAATCTTTCCTCCAACTTTTTAGATTCCTTTCCTCCCTTTTTATGCGAGTTACAGAGTCTGGTTGATCTAGATCTAAGCTTCAACAGCATCTCAGAGCTGCCGGAGGAGATTGGCCAGTTGAAGAACCTGGAAAAACTTCTCATTACCAACAACCATTTAAGTGATAGCGTCCCAGATACGTTCCGAGATCTCATCAGCCTGCGCGAACTTGATATCAAGTACAATTACATCACTAATATTGATATTATATCCGAGCTCCCCAAACTGGAGATTCTGTACGCCGCTCACAACCACATCTCGGCCTTTGTGGGCAAATTCGAGCGGATCCGCCAACTCAAGCTGAACTCAAATCCACTCAACAAATTCGAGATCCAAGAGTCGCTTCCGACCCTCAAGACCCTGAACCTTTCTCAAGGCCAGCTGGCGAGTATCGACTCCGCTTTCGCAAACATGCCAAACCTAGAGCGCCTAGTCCTTGACAAGAACCACTTTGTCTCGCTGCCGCCCCAGATTGGCGCCTTGACTCGTCTGGAACACTTCAGCATTGCCCACAACTCTGTGGGCGAGCTTCCGCCCCAGATTGGTTGCCTAACAGAGCTGAGGGTTCTTGATGTTCGGGacaacaacatctccaagctGCCCATGGAAATTTGGTTCGCCAACAGGCTTGAGACCTTCAATGCATCCTCTAACATGCTAGAAACCTTCCCTAAGCCTGCTTCGCGGGCCCCAAGGCTACccggcgaagaaggacaGGTGCCGCCCCCAGCATCCAACGGCAAGGCGCTCCCGTCGGGGACTCTCTCTGCCACTGGTAGCTCTGACGAACTAGGAGAGGAACGCCGACCCAGCCAAGCGTCCAGCACGACCTTGCTGAGCGTTGGCCCAACTCCAAACATTCCAGGAGCAGATCGAAAGAGCTCTGTTGTGTCCGTCTATGGAAAGGGTGGACGTAAGACGTCCGTCATGTCTAGAGGAACGACACAGTCACAAAACACAGTCTCGACTTCGGCCCAATCATTGAGAAAGGACTCAGGCCTGTCGTCTAGATTGACAACTACATTTTCTGGGTCGCTGCGAAATCTCTATCTGGCAGATAATCGTTTGGATGACGATGTGTTTGATCAAATTACCCTTCTCGCGGAGCTCAGAGTTCTTAACCTGTCATACAACTGGGAAATCAGTGATATGCCTCAAAGgtcgatgaagagctggccCCAGCTTGTAGAGCTCTACCTTTCTGGAAACGTGTTGACGAGCCTTCCGGCAGATGATTTAGAAGAAACAAGTCTTCTGCAAACCCTATACATCAACGGCAATAAGTTCACAAATCTTCCGGCTGATATATCAAGAGCGAAGAAGCTTGCGGTTTTGGACTGCGGCAACAACTCTCTCAAGTACAACATTGCCAATGTTCCATACGACTGGAACTGGAACCTGAATCCCAATCTGAGATATCTTAACCTTTCCGGAAACAAGCGGCTAGAGATCAAACAGACTGCTTGGGGCGGAATTGACGGCCCTGGCGCCGTGAATCGGGAGGAGTATACCGACTTCAACCGGCTTCCCAACTTGAGGATACTTGGACTGATGGACGTCACCCTAACTCAACCCAGCATTCCGGATCAGAGCGAAGATAGGCGAGTGAGAACATCCGGGTCACTGGCAGGTCATTTGCCATACGGCATGGCCGACACTCTCGGCAAGAACGAGCATTTGTCGACGGTTGACCTTGTCGTGCCGCGTTTCAACTCGTCGGAAACGGAGATGCTTCTCGGCCTCTTCGATGGCCAGGCATTATCAAGCGGAGGATCCAAGATTGCCAAGTACCTGCATGAAAACTTTGGACTCATCTTCGCccaggagctcaaggccttGAAGACCCGCCAAAGCGAAACACCGGCCGATGCCCTCCGCAGGGCTTTCCTGGCCCTCAACAAAGAATTAGTGACCGCTGCAGTCCAGTATACCGATGATCGCAAGAAGAAATCGCATAGAGGCGTCACCCAGCCGGTCATTCTCAGTAGGGAGGATTTGAATTCCGGAGGAGTCGCCACTGTCCTGTATCTTCAAGGCACAGAGTTGTACGTGGCAAATGTTGGCGATGTACAAGCCATGGTCATAAAAACCGACAGCAAGCATCACATCTTGACCCGGAAACACGATCCTGCCGAGGCAACGGAACGATCAAGGATTCGCGAAGCCGGAGGATGGGTATCTCGCAATGGCCGATTGAACGATGTACTACAAGTTTCTCGAGCTTTTGGATACGTTGATCTGATGCCTGCCGTTCAAGCTGCTCCTCACGTCACCAACATGACCATTCGAGAGAATGACGACATCATTGTCATGGCTACAAGCGAGCTCTGGGAGTATCTTCCACCTGGTCTCATTACAGACATTGCGCGAGCAGAGCGCCAAGATCTCATGCGTGCTGCTCAGAAACTTCGTGACCTTGCAATGGCTTACGGCGCGTCTGGGAAGATTATGGTTATGATGATTAGTGTAGTCGATCTGAAGAGGAGGGTAGAACGTTCCCGCCTTCATCGTGGCACAAGCATGTCGCTTTATCCTTCGGGTGTTCCTGCAGAAGCCCCATATCTTCTTTCTACGAGAAGGGGACGAAAGGGCAAGGGGGATGTCCTCGACTCTTCCCTTAACCGGCTCGAGGCAGAAATCCCAGCACCAACCGGCAACGTCTCTATTGCCTTCACCGACATCAAGAATTCCACGACTCTCTGGGAAATGTACCCAAACGCAATGCGATCTGCCATCAAATTGCACAACGAAGTCATGCGTCGGCAGCTTCGCCGAATTGGCGGATATGAAGTCAAGACTGAAGGCGATGCTTTTATGGTGTCATTCCCCACGGCGActtcagctctgctctggtGTTTTGCTGTTCAAATGGAACTCCTTGACGTCCCCTGGCCGTCTGAAGTTTTGAACTCAATGTCATGTCAGCCGATATATGACAAGGACAACGCGCTCATATTCAAGGGCTTGTCTGTTCGCATGGGTATTCATTATGGAGATTGCGTGTGCGAAACAGACCCCGTCACTCGCCGTATGGACTACTTTGGCCCTATGGTCAATAAAGCGTCACGTATATCTGCTGTTGCCGACGGCGGCCAAATCACTGTTTCTTCAGATTTCATTTCTGAAATCCAGCGCTGCCTGGAGAATTATCAAGACACTGACCGAAACATCTCGGCTGGGTCGGAAGCTTCTTTCGAAGACGAGTCACTTGCGGCTACTATACGCAAAGACTTGAGGTCTTTGACGTCCCAAGGTTTCGAAGTCAAAGAaatgggagagaagaagctaaAGGGTCTCGAAAATCCCGAGATTGTCTATTCCCTGTACCCGCACGCCCTTACCGGTCGTATTGACTACCACTTGCAGCATGAACGTCAGGTTGAAACGGCGGACAAACCGACTGCCATTCTGGGTGGTGGCGAGCTCTCCTTTGATCCGGACGCTATTTGGTCATTATGGAAAGTCAGCCTGCGTCTTGAGATGCTGTGCAGTACTCTCGAGACAGTTAGGGGACCGGGACTCCAGCCGCCCGAGACTGAACTCCTTGAACGTATGAAGAACAGAGGAGGTGAAGTCACTGAACGCTTCTTGATTAATTTTATGGAACATCAAGTAAGCAGAATAGAG ACTTGTGTGTCGACGCTGACGATGCGTCATCTCGCCATTGGCGGCGGAACACTCCGGGAATTGAACCAACTTCGTGCTCCCATGGCTGCAGTATTCGAGGCCTTTATGGcgcagaaagaagagctcgagcGTTACAAGCAGAAATATGGCGAActcgatgacgatgaccgCAGCAACGGGGTTATGACGGCTGACAGTCTCGAAGAATTAGAAGATGGGAGTGATACGGAACAAGAGTAA
- a CDS encoding uncharacterized protein (CAZy:GH13), with protein MGSAQEQLRTWWKESSVYQIYPASFQDTTGSGTGDLKGIISRVDYLHGLGVDIVWLSPIFPSPQIDMGYDISDYKSIDPIYGNIGHVDELKDKLHERGMKLVLDLVVNHTSDQHEWFKESRKSKTNPFRDWYIWRPPKYDAQGNRQPPNNWESHFQGSAWEYDQATDEYYLRLFCKEQPDLNWENPAVREAVHDIMRFWLGRGIDGFRMDVINFISKDQRFPDSDKPVMKGYEYYACGPRCHEFLKDLGAILKEYDAFNVGEMPCVDDENEIIKAVGADRGELSMIFYFEHMALDYGPKGKFSPGTWTLANLKTVVNKWQRFMYENNGWNALYLENHDQPRIVSRFAYDEPEHRVASAKLIAVFHAFQAGTPFIYQGQEIGMTNVPKEWPIEEYKDVDCVNHWNSYKDSPDEDLKRLVKAEYQKKSRDNARTPMQWDATPQAGFTTSDKPWMRVNDNYTEVNAASQIDRHRSVYHTYRLVLEKRKQYKDIFVYGSFELIDEPNDKIFAYKRRATSGESALIVCNFSLDTVKWKMDDGPKEVLFTTSDRELSQVSGGELSLAPCEAIALLL; from the exons ATGGGTTCGGCTCAGGAGCAACTCCGTACTTGGTGGAAGGAAAGCTCGGTTTACCAAATATATCCGGCATCCTTCCAAGACACCACAGGCTCTGGAACCGGTGATCTCAAGGGCATTATTTCACGCGTAGACTATCTTCATGGCCTCGGTGTCGATATCGTGTGGCTGTCGCCCATCTTCCCGAGCCCCCAGATAGACATG GGATATGACATCAGCGACTACAAATCCATAGACCCCATCTATGGAAACATTGGCCATGTCGACgagctcaaggacaagctcCATGAGCGTGGCATGAAACTGGTCTTGGACCTTGTTGTGAATCATACCAGCGATCAGCATGAATGGTTCAAAGAATCAAGAAAGTCAAAGACCAATCCGTTCAGAGACTGGTACATCTGGCGACCGCCAAAGTATGATGCACAGGGTAACCGACAGCCCCCAAACAACTGGGAAAGCCACTTTCAAG GTAGCGCTTGGGAGTATGATCAGGCAACGGACGAGTACTACCTGCGCCTCTTCTGCAAAGAGCAGCCGGATCTCAACTGGGAGAATCCGGCAGTGCGCGAAGCGGTCCACGACATCATGCGCTTCTGGCTTGGTCGAGGCATAGACGGTTTCCGCATGGACGTCATCAACTTTATCAGCAAAGACCAACGTTTCCCAGACTCGGACAAACCGGTCATGAAGGGTTATGAGTACTACGCATGCGGGCCGAGATGCCACGAGTTCTTGAAAGATCTGGGCGCCATTCTCAAAGAGTATGACGCGTTCAACGTGGGCGAAATGCCCTGCGTGGACGACGAGAACGAAATCATCAAGGCTGTTGGTGCTGACCGTGGCGAGCTTAGCATGATTTTCTACTTTGAGCA CATGGCTCTCGACTACGGCCCCAAGGGCAAGTTCTCCCCCGGCACATGGACCCTCGCAAACCTGAAGACTGTGGTCAACAAATGGCAGAGATTCATGTACGAAAACAACGGCTGGAACGCCCTCTACCTCGAAAACCACGATCAGCCTCGGATCGTCAGCCGTTTTGCATATGATGAACCTGAGCACCGCGTGGCCAGCGCAAAACTCATTGCTGTGTTCCATGCTTTCCAAGCTGGCACGCCGTTTATATACCAGGGACAAGAGATTGGCATGACCAACGTTCCTAAAGAGTGGCCTATTGAGGAGTATAAAGATGTTGATTGTGTCAATCACTGGAA CTCATACAAAGACAGCCCTGATGAAGATCTCAAACGGCTAGTCAAAGCAGAATACCAAAAGAAATCTCGCGACAACGCCCGCACGCCCATGCAGTGGGACGCCACCCCCCAAGCCGGCTTCACCACCAGCGACAAGCCCTGGATGCGCGTCAACGATAACTACACAGAAGTCAACGCCGCCTCGCAAATAGACAGACATCGATCCGTGTATCACACCTATCGACTAGTCCTGGAGAAACGCAAGCAGTACAAGGACATCTTTGTCTACGGCAGCTTCGAGCTCATCGATGAGCCGAACGACAAGATATTTGCGTATAAGAGGAGAGCAACCAGCGGGGAGTCTGCACTGATTGTGTGCAACTTTTCATTGGATACTGTGAAGTGGAAGATGGATGACGGGCCGAAAGAAGTGCTTTTTACTACTAGTGATAGAGAGTTGAGCCAGGTGAGCGGTGGTGAACTTTCGCTGGCTCCATGTGAAGCAatcgctctgcttctctgA
- a CDS encoding uncharacterized protein (EggNog:ENOG41) has protein sequence MRTSSIPDGISTPEDDREGDSGVIDRDVLRGLHIAASAACDEEVDTFVRNKTGLRLRRFLADLMVLETLRDVQPDKGNGPGARQKKSTLRKLKQQVRRSREIGELGMAA, from the coding sequence ATGAGGACTTCATCAATCCCAGATGGTATTTCAACCCCGGAAGATGACCGTGAAGGAGATTCAGGTGTCATTGACAGAGATGTCCTCCGGGGCTTACACATTGCGGCCTCGGCAGCTTGCGATGAAGAAGTAGATACATTTGTACGCAACAAGACTGGATTGCGACTTCGGCGATTTCTTGCAGACTTGATGGTCCTGGAGACTTTACGTGATGTTCAGCCCGACAAAGGAAACGGTCCAGgggcgaggcagaagaagtCAACTCTGAGAAAACTGAAGCAGCAGGTTCGCCGGTCTCGAGAGATTGGGGAGCTTGGAATGGCGGCTTGA